In Rhodomicrobium lacus, the following proteins share a genomic window:
- a CDS encoding CvpA family protein — MPIQGLDIILVAIMIFSGFLAMLRGLTREMLSIMSWALAAIVTLLAYSHFKEDVRGMIDTPMLADATLIALAFITSLILFSLLTANISERVLDSRVGAVDRTLGFVYGLVRGLILVVIAFLIVSQIVDRQNLPRWVREARSLPLIESTGDTIKSLLPDNPESLFKRDRPASPAPEAERG; from the coding sequence ATGCCGATTCAAGGGCTCGACATCATACTCGTTGCCATCATGATCTTTTCGGGCTTCCTCGCCATGCTGCGGGGCCTGACGCGCGAAATGCTGTCCATCATGTCCTGGGCTCTGGCGGCCATCGTGACGCTGCTCGCCTACTCGCACTTCAAGGAAGACGTGCGCGGCATGATCGATACGCCCATGCTCGCGGATGCGACGCTGATCGCGCTCGCCTTCATCACCAGCCTTATCCTGTTCAGCCTCCTCACCGCCAACATTTCGGAGCGCGTGCTCGACAGCCGTGTCGGCGCGGTAGACCGCACGCTTGGCTTCGTTTACGGCCTCGTGCGCGGGCTTATTTTGGTCGTGATCGCCTTTCTGATCGTAAGCCAGATCGTCGATCGCCAGAACTTGCCGCGATGGGTGCGCGAAGCGCGTTCGCTCCCGCTCATTGAAAGCACCGGCGATACCATTAAATCCTTGTTGCCCGACAACCCAGAGTCGCTGTTCAAACGTGACCGGCCAGCTTCGCCCGCGCCCGAAGCTGAACGGGGTTGA
- the pepN gene encoding aminopeptidase N, whose product MKTDTPKPIYLKDYAPPAFLIAETYLDVTLDPAETRVKSRLSVRPNPAVKRRATEIALDGELLRLLGVSIDGAPVDASRLVVTARDLTIRDVPAKPFTLEIETICDPAANKALCGLYLSRGVYCTQCEAEGFRRITYYLDRPDVLAKFRVRIEAAKQDTPVLLSNGNLVASGDLPGERHFAVWEDPFPKPAYLFALVAGKLAMVEDRFITRSGRNVTLRIYVEPGKEDRCGWAMESLKRSMKWDEDRFGLEYDLDMFMIVAVSDFNMGAMENKGLNVFNDALILARPDTATDADYERIEGVIAHEYFHNWTGNRVTCRDWFQLCLKEGLTVFRDQEFTADQRSAVVKRIEDVRWLRSMQFTEDAGPLAHPVRPSSFIEINNFYTRTVYNKGAELCRVLQTVLGRDGFRKGLDLYFERHDGQAVTVEDFVSALGDANGADLSPYLLWYNQAGTPTLDARLSYSEGAKEARLTLSQTYPDLPGQPKRKAVPIPVKLGLLGPNGGEIPLEVEGKPVDGGLVVLSKKKEVFTFEKVGSRPVLSLLRDFSAPVNLNAGARDKDMLTLIRADTDLFNRWQNAQAFALKHIVALANAIAKGETARGDPRFVAAVGEVADDDTLEHAYRAAFLSLPSESDVALAIGENVDPEAIHQARTLLRATMGKSLRAILEGVYERSAPAEPYNPDAESAGRRALRQSALSLLAAGKSRFGIARVKEQAKTATNMTESIGALSILSQVGGDAYDQALQRFHRKWKDEPLVINKWFALQASSPSPDTIARIADLVANPLFSIQNPNRVRSVYGAFAHGNQVRFNDASGAGYDLVADAVIEIDGFNPQMASRLVGAFESWRIFEPKRRALAGQALARILDRKDLSPDVFEIVSKIVGGREGEVAG is encoded by the coding sequence ATGAAAACCGACACGCCGAAGCCGATCTATCTGAAGGATTACGCCCCCCCTGCTTTCCTTATCGCCGAAACCTACCTCGACGTGACGCTCGATCCCGCCGAGACGCGCGTGAAGTCGCGGCTATCGGTGAGGCCCAATCCGGCTGTCAAGAGGCGCGCGACGGAAATCGCGCTCGACGGCGAGTTGCTGCGGCTTCTAGGCGTGTCCATCGATGGGGCGCCGGTCGACGCGTCGCGCCTTGTGGTGACGGCCAGGGATCTCACCATCCGCGACGTTCCCGCCAAGCCGTTCACGCTCGAAATCGAGACGATCTGCGACCCGGCCGCCAACAAGGCGCTGTGCGGGCTCTATCTCTCACGCGGCGTCTACTGTACGCAATGCGAGGCCGAAGGCTTCCGCCGCATCACTTATTATCTCGACCGGCCGGACGTGCTGGCGAAGTTCCGCGTCCGCATAGAGGCGGCGAAGCAGGATACGCCGGTGCTTTTGTCGAACGGCAATCTGGTCGCGTCGGGCGATCTTCCCGGGGAGCGCCACTTCGCCGTGTGGGAAGACCCGTTCCCGAAGCCCGCCTATCTCTTTGCGCTCGTCGCAGGCAAGCTCGCCATGGTGGAGGACCGCTTCATCACGAGGTCGGGCCGCAACGTCACGCTGCGGATCTATGTCGAACCCGGCAAGGAAGACCGGTGCGGCTGGGCGATGGAAAGCCTGAAGCGGTCGATGAAATGGGATGAGGACCGGTTCGGCCTCGAATACGACCTCGACATGTTCATGATCGTCGCTGTGTCCGATTTCAACATGGGCGCGATGGAGAACAAGGGGCTCAACGTTTTCAACGACGCGCTGATCCTGGCGCGGCCCGATACCGCGACCGACGCCGATTACGAGCGCATCGAAGGGGTGATCGCGCACGAATATTTCCACAACTGGACGGGCAATCGCGTCACCTGTCGCGACTGGTTCCAGCTCTGCCTCAAGGAAGGGCTTACCGTTTTCCGCGATCAGGAATTCACCGCTGACCAGCGCTCCGCAGTGGTGAAGCGCATAGAGGACGTGCGGTGGCTGCGAAGCATGCAGTTCACCGAGGATGCGGGCCCGCTCGCCCATCCCGTGCGCCCTTCGTCCTTCATCGAGATCAACAACTTCTACACCCGCACGGTTTACAACAAGGGCGCCGAACTGTGCCGCGTGCTGCAGACCGTGCTCGGACGCGACGGTTTCCGCAAAGGCCTCGACCTCTATTTTGAGCGCCATGACGGCCAGGCGGTGACAGTGGAGGATTTCGTGTCGGCACTCGGCGACGCGAACGGCGCTGACCTCTCCCCCTATCTCCTCTGGTACAATCAGGCCGGCACGCCGACGCTCGATGCGCGCCTTTCCTATTCGGAGGGGGCCAAGGAGGCGCGGCTTACGCTGAGCCAGACCTATCCCGATCTGCCCGGCCAGCCGAAGCGCAAGGCGGTGCCCATTCCGGTAAAGCTCGGGCTGCTCGGCCCGAACGGCGGAGAGATTCCACTCGAAGTGGAAGGAAAGCCGGTCGACGGCGGTCTGGTGGTGCTGTCGAAAAAGAAAGAGGTGTTTACTTTCGAGAAAGTGGGCTCGCGGCCCGTGCTGTCGCTGCTGCGCGACTTTTCGGCGCCCGTCAACCTCAACGCGGGCGCGCGCGACAAGGACATGCTCACGCTCATCCGCGCCGATACCGATCTGTTCAACCGCTGGCAGAACGCCCAGGCCTTCGCGCTGAAGCACATCGTCGCTCTGGCAAACGCCATCGCGAAGGGTGAAACCGCGCGGGGCGATCCGCGCTTTGTCGCGGCGGTCGGCGAAGTCGCGGACGACGACACCCTCGAACATGCCTACCGCGCCGCGTTCCTCTCGCTTCCTTCCGAATCGGATGTTGCGCTTGCCATCGGCGAGAACGTCGATCCCGAGGCGATTCATCAGGCGCGAACGCTTTTGCGCGCCACGATGGGCAAGAGCCTCCGCGCGATCCTCGAAGGCGTCTACGAGCGAAGCGCCCCCGCCGAGCCCTACAATCCGGATGCGGAAAGCGCTGGCAGACGCGCGCTGCGACAATCCGCGCTGAGCCTGCTTGCGGCGGGAAAAAGCCGCTTCGGGATTGCGCGCGTGAAGGAGCAGGCGAAGACCGCGACCAACATGACCGAGTCCATCGGCGCTCTCTCGATCCTTTCGCAGGTCGGCGGCGATGCCTACGATCAGGCGCTTCAGCGCTTCCACAGGAAGTGGAAGGACGAGCCGCTCGTCATCAACAAATGGTTCGCCTTGCAGGCGTCGTCGCCGTCGCCGGATACCATCGCGCGCATCGCGGATCTCGTCGCCAACCCGCTGTTTTCAATCCAGAACCCAAATCGCGTGCGCTCGGTATACGGTGCATTCGCGCATGGGAACCAGGTTCGGTTCAACGATGCGAGCGGCGCCGGCTACGACCTCGTTGCCGATGCCGTGATCGAGATCGACGGCTTCAACCCGCAAATGGCGTCGCGGCTCGTCGGCGCGTTCGAGAGCTGGCGAATCTTCGAGCCGAAACGCCGTGCGCTCGCCGGGCAGGCGCTTGCGCGCATTCTCGACAGGAAGGATCTCTCCCCCGACGTATTCGAGATCGTATCAAAAATCGTTGGCGGGCGCGAAGGCGAAGTGGCAGGCTGA
- a CDS encoding exopolysaccharide biosynthesis protein has product MTLEKTIEPASASLERTSDSVRRLTEQKRGQPVTVGEILDTLQDSGFGVLMILFALPNAVIPGISFILGAPVVLLGLQIASGRKKVWLPEVMRRQVISPAVFEAVADRVERFLVWIEKRARPRWGVVVSDGGERLLGLYISIVAAFLMLPMPFGNILPAFGIAFMSVGIIEKDGKAASLGAAIGFLGILYLVLAFALGLQALKAVIGML; this is encoded by the coding sequence GTGACGCTAGAAAAAACGATTGAACCCGCCTCCGCCTCCCTGGAACGAACCTCAGACTCCGTTCGCCGCCTCACCGAGCAAAAGCGCGGTCAGCCTGTCACCGTGGGCGAGATTCTCGACACGCTGCAAGACAGTGGCTTTGGCGTGCTGATGATCCTGTTCGCGCTGCCGAACGCGGTGATTCCGGGCATTTCCTTTATTCTCGGCGCACCGGTCGTCCTGCTCGGCCTTCAAATCGCCTCGGGGCGCAAGAAAGTCTGGCTTCCGGAGGTGATGCGCCGACAGGTCATATCGCCGGCCGTTTTCGAGGCGGTGGCAGACCGCGTGGAGCGGTTTCTCGTCTGGATCGAGAAGCGCGCCCGGCCGCGATGGGGCGTGGTGGTCAGCGACGGCGGCGAGCGGCTGCTCGGTCTCTATATCTCCATCGTTGCCGCGTTTCTCATGCTTCCCATGCCCTTCGGCAACATCCTGCCCGCTTTCGGCATAGCTTTCATGTCGGTCGGTATCATCGAGAAGGACGGAAAGGCGGCGAGCCTCGGCGCGGCAATCGGTTTCCTCGGAATCCTCTATCTCGTCCTGGCATTCGCCCTCGGGCTTCAGGCACTGAAAGCCGTCATCGGGATGCTGTAG
- the purF gene encoding amidophosphoribosyltransferase produces the protein MDEIAGIPPLPTEPFGLADDKLHEECGVFGVFNHPEAAALTALGLHALQHRGQEAAGIVTFDGTQFHAERRLGLVGDHFNRKGVIDNLRGNMAVGHVRYATVGETALRNVQPLFADLDIGGCALAHNGNLTNALTLRRELVSSGSIFQSTSDTEVIVHLIARSRERRDGFMSRLFDALRQIEGAYALAALTRKRLIGIRDPLGIRPLVIGKLGDATILSSETCALDIIGAQFVREVENGEVVEISDQGIDSHRAFPAQPARPCIFEYIYFARPDSIMGGHCVYDVRKGLGRELAREAPADADVVVPVPDSGVPAAIGYAHEARIPFELGIIRNHYVGRTFIEPEQRIRKLGVKLKHNPTPSISVEGKRIVLIDDSIVRGTTSTKIVTMMREHGAREVHMRIACPPIKYPDFYGIDTPDTGALLAANHDVEGMRRILGCDSLAFLTVDGTYRALGQPRRDPDQPQFTDHCFTGDYPTRLRDWDGPEPGQQHRLSLMAV, from the coding sequence GTGGACGAGATTGCCGGCATTCCGCCTTTGCCGACGGAGCCTTTCGGGCTGGCTGACGACAAGTTGCACGAAGAATGCGGCGTGTTCGGCGTTTTCAATCACCCCGAAGCCGCAGCGCTCACGGCGCTCGGACTTCACGCCCTTCAGCATCGCGGGCAGGAAGCGGCGGGCATCGTCACATTCGACGGCACGCAGTTTCACGCGGAGCGCCGCCTCGGCCTCGTCGGCGATCACTTCAACCGCAAGGGCGTGATCGACAATCTGCGCGGCAATATGGCCGTCGGACATGTCCGTTATGCGACAGTCGGCGAAACCGCGCTCCGAAATGTGCAGCCGCTGTTCGCGGATCTCGACATCGGCGGGTGCGCCCTCGCCCATAACGGCAATCTCACCAACGCGCTGACGCTCCGTCGCGAACTCGTCTCCTCCGGCTCCATCTTCCAGTCCACCTCCGACACCGAAGTCATCGTCCATCTCATCGCGCGCAGCCGCGAGCGACGCGACGGCTTCATGAGCCGCCTTTTCGACGCGCTTCGCCAGATCGAGGGCGCCTATGCCCTTGCCGCACTCACCCGCAAGCGGCTCATCGGCATCCGCGATCCGCTCGGCATTCGTCCGCTCGTCATCGGCAAGCTGGGCGACGCGACGATCCTCTCGTCCGAAACCTGCGCGCTCGACATTATCGGTGCCCAGTTCGTCCGCGAGGTGGAGAACGGCGAGGTTGTCGAAATTTCCGATCAGGGCATCGACAGTCACCGCGCCTTCCCGGCGCAGCCCGCGCGGCCCTGTATCTTCGAATATATCTATTTCGCGCGTCCCGACTCCATCATGGGCGGGCATTGCGTCTATGATGTGCGCAAGGGCCTCGGCCGCGAACTCGCCCGCGAAGCCCCCGCCGACGCCGATGTCGTCGTGCCCGTGCCGGACTCGGGTGTCCCCGCCGCCATCGGCTACGCCCATGAAGCGCGTATCCCGTTTGAACTCGGCATCATCCGCAACCACTATGTCGGACGAACCTTCATCGAGCCGGAGCAGCGTATCCGCAAGCTCGGCGTGAAGCTGAAGCACAACCCGACGCCGTCGATCAGCGTCGAAGGCAAGCGCATCGTGCTCATCGACGATTCCATCGTGCGCGGCACGACGTCGACCAAGATCGTCACCATGATGCGCGAACACGGCGCGCGCGAAGTGCACATGCGCATCGCCTGCCCGCCGATCAAATACCCCGACTTCTACGGCATCGACACCCCGGACACGGGGGCGCTTCTCGCCGCAAACCACGATGTGGAGGGCATGCGCCGCATTCTCGGCTGCGACAGTCTCGCTTTCCTCACGGTCGACGGCACCTATCGCGCTCTCGGGCAACCGCGCCGCGACCCGGACCAGCCGCAATTCACCGATCATTGCTTCACGGGCGATTATCCGACGAGGCTCCGCGACTGGGACGGCCCGGAACCGGGTCAGCAGCACCGGCTTTCGCTGATGGCGGTCTGA
- a CDS encoding SDR family NAD(P)-dependent oxidoreductase encodes MTSEPSLPRFDGKVALVTGASRGIGRAIAKALALQGAHVVATARTQGALEELDDEVRAAGGVPLSILPFDLDKQLGEIDTLGPTIYQRWQKLDIFVGNAGLLGPLSPLGHIKEGDWALTLQINLTANWRLIRTLDPVLKLSPAGRVLFVTSGAAQRARAYWGPYSVSKAGLDALAKTYAHENASTNIRVNLLDPGKIRTHMRAKAYPGEEPNTLPPPDVLVPLALSLLTPETTASGEIFTFTPETSL; translated from the coding sequence GTGACATCCGAACCTTCCCTGCCGCGCTTCGACGGCAAAGTCGCGCTCGTGACGGGCGCCTCGCGCGGCATCGGCCGCGCCATCGCGAAAGCGCTCGCCCTTCAGGGGGCGCATGTGGTGGCAACGGCCCGAACGCAAGGCGCGCTCGAAGAACTCGACGACGAGGTCCGTGCGGCTGGGGGCGTGCCGCTCTCCATCCTGCCGTTCGACCTCGACAAGCAGCTCGGCGAAATCGACACGCTCGGCCCGACGATCTACCAGCGCTGGCAGAAGCTCGACATATTCGTCGGCAATGCCGGGCTGCTCGGTCCGCTTTCGCCGCTCGGCCACATCAAGGAAGGCGACTGGGCGCTCACGCTCCAGATAAACCTCACGGCCAACTGGCGGCTGATTCGCACACTCGATCCGGTTCTGAAGCTGTCGCCAGCGGGCCGCGTGCTGTTCGTCACCTCGGGCGCCGCTCAGCGCGCACGCGCCTATTGGGGGCCGTATTCGGTATCCAAGGCGGGGCTTGACGCGTTGGCAAAGACCTACGCGCACGAAAACGCCTCGACGAACATCCGCGTGAACCTCCTCGATCCCGGCAAGATCCGCACCCACATGCGCGCGAAAGCCTATCCGGGCGAAGAGCCGAACACTTTACCGCCGCCGGACGTGCTCGTGCCGCTCGCGCTGTCGCTTCTGACGCCCGAAACGACCGCGTCGGGGGAGATCTTCACCTTTACGCCGGAAACGTCGCTCTAG
- a CDS encoding PAS domain-containing sensor histidine kinase encodes MALHELSQTFSNARAVEAPRTVVSSLQPDAAASALAQMRQLLIVLGGTGLAALGLLAVLCFGSTPVEPEIVAFCLGAAALSLVSCLWMCRRSLDRSEAARLAIASHVQGVEAAGALGLRWNLVTGDLAWAGDTSRLFATGESCPTSFRDFRQWLHPDDFLYASISQALKNAQKRVNWPVRIKDAEKGWRTFQLRGEISSTPQGAPAFDGLLVPVDANPVRQGLEGFPSLPDIVESLPISIAIWDRENRLVLCNRKFRQLYRVSTAAALPGTSYEEIQAQTREAIAQRPPEGRGVVGRFQLQERQLDDGTWLQIGEYWTGEGTLVSFGTDITMQKQTQHRVLEREQQMRARVDGFEQSRRQLEIQARQLRELAESYNEEKIRAEAANQAKSEFLANVSHELRTPLNAIIGFSEMMRDGVLGPIGNPKYETYVKDIHNSGRYLLEMINDILDMSKIEAGRWTLSPEWFTMGDVFQECLSVVSPVAMEGSVELSQTGNPGISLYGDRRALKQVLINLLSNAIKFTPQGGRVSLRAYRYRGSIRIAIADTGVGIPKHDLGRLGRPFEQVSNQLTKGHKGTGLGLAISRSLVEMHGGKLDIKSRVGEGTTVTCILPVQDEKEIGREAA; translated from the coding sequence ATGGCGCTTCATGAGTTGAGCCAGACCTTTTCCAATGCGCGCGCTGTCGAAGCGCCGCGCACGGTTGTCTCTTCCCTCCAGCCGGACGCTGCGGCGAGTGCACTCGCGCAGATGAGGCAATTGCTGATCGTGCTGGGCGGAACGGGCCTTGCCGCGCTCGGGTTGCTCGCCGTGCTCTGCTTCGGCTCGACGCCGGTCGAGCCGGAGATCGTTGCGTTCTGCCTTGGCGCGGCTGCCCTGTCGCTTGTGTCATGCCTCTGGATGTGTCGGCGCAGTCTCGATCGATCCGAGGCGGCGCGCCTTGCGATCGCTTCCCATGTGCAGGGGGTCGAAGCTGCGGGTGCGCTCGGGCTCCGCTGGAATCTCGTGACCGGCGATCTGGCCTGGGCGGGCGACACGAGCCGCCTTTTCGCAACCGGCGAAAGCTGTCCGACGAGCTTTCGCGACTTCCGCCAGTGGCTCCATCCCGACGACTTCCTTTATGCCTCCATTTCGCAGGCCCTGAAAAACGCGCAGAAGCGCGTCAATTGGCCTGTGCGTATCAAGGATGCGGAAAAGGGCTGGCGCACCTTTCAGCTCAGAGGAGAAATTTCTTCGACGCCTCAAGGCGCTCCAGCCTTCGATGGCCTTCTCGTTCCCGTGGACGCAAACCCGGTCCGGCAGGGACTCGAGGGTTTTCCGTCATTGCCCGACATCGTGGAATCGCTTCCTATTTCCATAGCGATCTGGGATCGTGAAAATCGTCTCGTGCTGTGCAACCGGAAGTTTCGACAGCTCTACCGTGTCTCGACGGCGGCGGCGCTGCCCGGCACCTCCTACGAGGAGATACAGGCGCAGACACGCGAGGCCATTGCGCAGCGGCCGCCGGAAGGGCGCGGCGTGGTGGGCCGGTTCCAGCTTCAGGAACGGCAGCTCGACGACGGCACCTGGCTCCAGATCGGCGAATACTGGACGGGGGAGGGAACCCTGGTGAGCTTCGGCACGGACATCACCATGCAGAAGCAGACGCAGCACCGGGTTCTCGAACGGGAGCAGCAGATGCGAGCGAGGGTGGACGGCTTCGAGCAGAGCCGCAGACAACTTGAAATTCAGGCGCGGCAGCTTCGCGAACTCGCGGAGTCCTACAACGAAGAGAAGATCCGAGCGGAAGCCGCCAATCAGGCCAAGTCCGAATTCCTTGCCAACGTCAGCCACGAGCTTCGCACGCCGCTGAACGCCATCATCGGCTTTTCGGAGATGATGCGCGACGGCGTGCTGGGGCCGATCGGCAACCCGAAATACGAGACCTATGTCAAAGACATTCATAACAGTGGCCGCTATCTCCTCGAAATGATCAACGACATTCTCGACATGTCGAAGATCGAGGCGGGCCGCTGGACCCTTTCGCCCGAATGGTTCACGATGGGCGATGTGTTCCAGGAATGTCTTTCGGTGGTCAGTCCAGTCGCCATGGAAGGCAGCGTGGAATTGAGCCAGACGGGCAACCCCGGCATTTCGCTTTACGGAGACCGGCGCGCGCTGAAGCAGGTGCTGATCAATCTGCTTTCGAACGCCATCAAGTTCACCCCACAGGGGGGAAGGGTTTCGCTGCGCGCCTATCGTTATCGCGGCAGCATACGGATCGCAATCGCCGATACGGGTGTTGGTATTCCGAAACACGATCTCGGTCGTCTGGGAAGGCCGTTTGAGCAGGTGAGCAATCAGTTGACCAAAGGACACAAGGGAACCGGGCTCGGCCTTGCGATTTCGCGCTCGCTGGTCGAGATGCATGGCGGCAAGCTCGACATCAAGAGCCGTGTCGGCGAGGGCACGACAGTGACATGCATTCTGCCGGTTCAGGATGAAAAGGAAATCGGGCGCGAGGCCGCGTGA
- a CDS encoding GNAT family N-acetyltransferase — protein MSSLLDRAEYVRGPVARPAELGVSPKGSVSIVERRSLAGLPVWSTAFAHLRKDHRYYEIVEDTVCPEFRYRYFALTDRLGRVMAVQPFFVLDQDLVAGSGRRLKGLVDRVRRVWPHFLTMRTLMMGCAAGEGHLAARDQATRAREAEALSADIVRLARAEKASLIVLKEFPAEYREALSAFREKGFTAVPSMPMTRLDISAYKSFDDYLNKAIKSKRRTEFRRKFKAAEQSAPIELEVRHNAGEALDQIFALYEQVYEKSDMKFEKLTKEYFSELGRRMPDKARFFIWRQEGRVIAFSLCLIEGDKLYGEYLGLDYTIALQLHLYFYVMRDTISWAIANGFKEIVSTSLGYGPKLQMRHELRPLDLYVRHTSPIANAILKRVLPYLEPTRGEETLQKFPNYAELDPTLR, from the coding sequence ATGTCGAGTTTGTTGGATCGGGCCGAGTATGTTCGTGGCCCGGTGGCGCGCCCTGCGGAATTGGGCGTCTCCCCAAAGGGTAGCGTTTCCATCGTCGAGCGCCGTTCGCTTGCCGGTCTGCCTGTCTGGTCGACCGCCTTCGCGCATCTGAGGAAGGACCATCGCTATTACGAGATCGTGGAGGACACGGTCTGTCCGGAATTCCGCTATCGCTATTTCGCTCTGACAGACCGCTTAGGCCGCGTCATGGCGGTGCAGCCGTTCTTCGTGCTCGATCAGGATCTCGTCGCGGGGTCCGGGCGGCGGTTGAAGGGCCTCGTCGACCGCGTGCGGCGGGTCTGGCCGCATTTCCTTACCATGCGCACGCTGATGATGGGCTGCGCAGCGGGCGAGGGACATCTCGCCGCCAGGGATCAGGCAACGCGCGCCCGCGAAGCCGAGGCGCTCTCGGCCGATATCGTTCGTCTCGCGCGGGCGGAGAAGGCGTCGCTGATCGTGCTGAAGGAGTTCCCGGCCGAGTATCGCGAGGCGCTGTCCGCTTTTCGCGAGAAGGGCTTCACGGCGGTTCCGAGCATGCCGATGACGCGGCTCGACATTTCCGCATACAAGAGTTTCGACGACTATCTGAACAAGGCGATCAAGAGCAAGCGCCGCACGGAGTTTCGCAGGAAGTTCAAGGCGGCGGAGCAGTCCGCGCCGATCGAGCTTGAGGTTCGCCATAACGCCGGTGAAGCGCTCGATCAGATTTTCGCGCTTTACGAGCAGGTTTACGAAAAGTCGGACATGAAGTTCGAGAAGCTCACGAAGGAATACTTCTCCGAGCTTGGCCGCCGCATGCCGGACAAGGCGCGCTTTTTCATCTGGCGGCAGGAGGGCAGGGTGATCGCCTTTTCGCTCTGCCTCATCGAGGGCGACAAGCTCTACGGCGAATATCTCGGCCTCGACTACACCATCGCGCTGCAGCTCCACCTGTATTTCTACGTGATGCGCGACACGATTTCATGGGCCATCGCGAACGGCTTCAAGGAGATCGTCAGCACGAGCCTCGGCTACGGCCCGAAGCTGCAAATGCGCCACGAGCTTCGCCCGCTCGACCTCTATGTGCGGCACACCTCGCCCATCGCCAACGCGATCCTGAAGCGCGTGCTGCCCTATCTTGAGCCGACGCGCGGCGAGGAGACGTTGCAGAAGTTCCCGAACTACGCGGAGCTTGATCCGACGCTTCGGTGA
- the speG gene encoding spermidine N1-acetyltransferase, protein MASNRSMKENKLDVRTGGLLLRPLEKDDLLFVHKLDNNSSMMHYWFEEPYEAYVELQELYEKHIHDQSERRFVVEVEGQRVGLVELVEINYIHRRAEFQIMIAPEFQGRGYAKKATSLAMQYAFSTLNLYKLYLVVDADNEKAIHIYEQMGFIKEGDLIKEFFVEGEYHNALRMCIFQDQFFRDHARRK, encoded by the coding sequence ATGGCGTCGAACCGTTCGATGAAGGAGAACAAGCTCGACGTGCGCACCGGCGGGCTGCTTCTGAGGCCGCTGGAGAAGGACGACCTGCTCTTCGTGCACAAGCTCGATAACAATTCGAGCATGATGCATTACTGGTTCGAGGAGCCTTACGAGGCTTATGTCGAGCTTCAGGAGCTTTACGAGAAGCACATCCACGACCAGAGCGAGCGCCGCTTCGTGGTCGAGGTGGAGGGCCAGCGGGTCGGCCTCGTGGAACTCGTCGAAATCAATTACATCCACCGTCGCGCCGAGTTCCAGATCATGATCGCGCCCGAGTTTCAGGGGCGCGGCTACGCTAAGAAGGCGACGAGCCTCGCGATGCAATACGCCTTCTCGACGCTCAATCTCTACAAGCTCTATCTCGTCGTGGACGCCGACAACGAGAAGGCCATCCACATTTACGAGCAGATGGGCTTCATCAAGGAAGGCGATCTCATCAAGGAATTCTTCGTGGAGGGCGAATATCACAACGCCCTGCGCATGTGCATCTTCCAGGACCAGTTCTTCCGCGATCACGCGCGAAGGAAATAG